A portion of the Hylaeus volcanicus isolate JK05 unplaced genomic scaffold, UHH_iyHylVolc1.0_haploid 12237, whole genome shotgun sequence genome contains these proteins:
- the LOC128884003 gene encoding uncharacterized protein LOC128884003 — MCSTKVSIPLTFFELGSSKTVFFHKKAEISSCVNLHTFSQNENEKNLSSVKQCEKSIVNVFDTFQHYEKPKKWFFPPNNLGDFSWQAVCGIGKGLPNVANICFLNATVQALIYCPPFGQDCLNGRHSRGCPYKERRELCGFCLFEHHVCHILKPDASRNHVAKWSNTFLQLMRKEIRMNGGQGNWFGAQNCAHEWLTQFLDFLIKYDLPIENRIDFNLGKISTADISTIYVHQLFSFFTEESKICCSCSTKTARYELNTCFRVPLNDDHSVVKALMSAFEPELLSGSNQVMCETCGILRDKKSCRAIHCPPNVLILLLQRTRYHGFVNQNRYRSISKNNLHLDVPLTISLKRYLSSENKSNIKNSKSSNEYHFIASVNHSGSAGFGHYWAVVKSPDGLYYKLDDECRSRIPHSLLADHLSSAYLLFYQRDAPVVVTDFKKETVPSSSTCSFALALYADSKKDYSSVSSNQQVRLSKILSNKTQNQKTLHTESLTSGKLRLKHFKKRRLLLLKRLSYRKQKFLLNNFKRAKISQRRCMKMKPNPNELHSSYSEKENACNKINFSPNLIYENVSIESREDSSASLEVIIPQHSTEELPCRKTVWKPLKPSQRLEKSKDIKTQYGCSQNPVNLWENELMDSEQVQAIISKRTEIMKSLLPITTRRNREDFAYDIGRKKKIKIKKNNDPFDFTIALSHNKMKKRQTYK, encoded by the exons ATGTGTAGTACAAAAGTTAGTATACCATTAACTTTTTTTGAATTAGGTAGCTctaaaactgttttttttcataaaaaagcCGAGATTTCTTCATGCGTAAATCTTCATACATTTtctcaaaatgaaaatgaaaaaaatttatcttccGTAAAACAATGTGAAAAGTCGATAGTTAACGTTTTTGATACATTCCAACATTATGAGAAACCTAAAAAATGGTTTTTTCCTCCAAATAATCTTGGTGATTTTTCCTGGCAGGCAGTTTGTGGTATTGGAAAGGGTTTACCTAACGTTgcgaatatttgttttttaaacgcGACAGTACAGGCCCTAATCTACTGTCCTCCTTTTGGCCAAGATTGCTTGAATGGTAGACATTCGCGAGGATGTCCTTATAAAGAGAGAAGAGAATTGTGTGGCTTTTGCCTATTTGAACATCATGTGTGCCATATATTGAAGCCGGATGCGTCTAGGAATCATGTGGCCAAATGgagtaatacatttttacagttaatgagaaaagaaataagaatgaatGGTGGTCAAGGGAACTGGTTTGGAGCTCAGAACTGTGCTCATGAGTGGCTTACAcaatttttggattttttaataaaatacgattTACCAATAGAAAATCGAATAGATTTCAATCTTGGAAAAATTTCGACAGCAGATATTTCCACAATTTATGTTCAccaacttttttcatttttcactgaagaatCTAAAATATGCTGTTCTTGTTCAACAAAAACAGCTCGCTATGagttaaatacttgttttcgAGTTCCTTTAAATGATGATCACTCTGTTGTAAAAGCTTTAATGTCAGCCTTTGAGCCTGAATTACTTTCGGGCTCAAACCAAGTAAT GTGCGAAACGTGTGGCATTTTAAGGGATAAGAAATCTTGCCGTGCTATACACTGTCCTCCAAATGTACTTATTCTGTTACTGCAAAg AACACGCTATCATGGATTTGTTAATCAAAATCGCTATcgttcaatttctaaaaacaaCCTTCATCTGGATGTTCCATTAACGATTTCCTTAAAACGTTATTTAAGttcagaaaataaatctaacaTTAAAAACTCAAAATCAAGCAATGAATACCATTTCATAGCTTCAGTTAATCATAGTGGTTCTGCTGGTTTCGGCCACTATTGGGCAGTTGTTAAAAGTCCAGATGGTTTGTATTACAAGTTAGATGACGAGTGTCGATCTCGG attCCCCATTCTCTACTTGCAGATCATTTATCTTCtgcttatttattattttatcaaaggGATGCACCTGTTGTAGTAACCgattttaaaaaggaaactgTTCCATCTTCTAGTACTTGTTCTTTTGCGTTAGCGTTGTACGCTGACAGCAAAAAAGATTATTCTTCAGTGAGCTCGAACCAACAAGTACGACTTTCCAAAATCCTTTCAAATAAGACGCAAAACCAGAAAACATTACACACTGAAAGTCTGACGTCGG gaaaattacgtttaaaacattttaaaaaaagacgTTTACTACTGCTTAAACGATTGTCttacagaaaacaaaaatttcttttgaacaaT tttaaaAGAGCCAAAATTTCTCAGCGAAGGTGTATGAAGATGAAGCCAAATCCTAATGAATTACATAGTAGCTActcagaaaaagaaaatgcttgcaataaaatcaatttttcacctAATCTCATTTATGAGAATGTGTCTATTGAATCCCGTGAAGATTCCTCGGCATCATTGGAGGTTATTATACCACAACATTCAACCGAGGAGTTACCTTGCCGCAAAACAGTTTGGAAACCTTTGAAGCCTTCTCAACGTTTAGAAAAATCTAAGGATATTAAAACTCAGTATGGCTGTAGTCAAAATCcag TAAATCTTTGGGAGAATGAGTTGATGGATAGTGAGCAAGTTCAAGCAATAATATCAAAGCGaacagaaataatgaaaagccTTTTACCTATAACTACTCGACGTAATCGAGAAGATTTTGCTTATGACATAGGacggaaaaaaaagataaagataaaaaaaaataacgaccCCTTCGACTTTACCATAGCTTTATCGCACAATAAGATGAAAAAGCGGCAAACgtataaatag
- the LOC128884005 gene encoding GMP reductase-like, which yields MFQTSEPQLDFQDVLIVPKYSYVDSRAKVDLKQNFEKRKLLKGWREIVPIIASNMDATGTFQTARVMAMYQALTAIHKYYSMEEWESFLDTSENEVLNHLILTTGTSANEQRRVQKLIEKTGIRKVCIDVANGYTHHFFTTVEEFKNDHYDVALIAGNVCTYDGAKKIFSAGADIVKVGVGPGSVCTTRRVTGVGYPQFSAICNCVKAAEESDGLIISDGGCRYPGDIAKAFGAGANFVMLGGMLAGHQESSGEIVSINDKEYKQFYGMASFDALSKYSGGCEKYRTAEGKSVLVPYRGSLESTIETILAGLRSTCTYVNCPSLYKLPSQAKFIRVNHQLNECFLEN from the exons ATGTTTCAAACAAGCGAACCTCAACTAGATTTTCAAGATGTTTTAATTGTGCCAAAATATTCTTATGTGGATTCTCGCGCAAAAGTAGATTTAAagcaaaattttgaaaaacgtaAACTTTTGAAAGGATGGAGGGAAATTGTACCCATTATAGCATCTAATATGGATGCCACAGGAACTTTTCAAACTGCTCGAGTCATGGCTATGTATCAAGCTTTAACTGCG ATACACAAATACTATTCTATGGAGGAATGGGAATCTTTTCTGGATACCAGTGAAAACGAAGTTCTAaaccatttaattttaacaacaGGAACCTCTGCAAACGAACAACGACGTGTACAGAAG CTTATCGAAAAAACAGGAATCCGAAAAGTTTGTATTGATGTTGCTAATGGTTACACACACCACTTTTTTACCACAGTTGAGGAATTCAAAAATGACCACTATGATGTGGCACTGATTGCCGGCAACGTTTGTACTT ATGATGGAGCAAAAAAGATATTTAGTGCTGGAGCTGACATAGTCAAGGTTGGCGTAGGTCCAGGATCTGTTTGCACGACACGACGCGTCACTGGGGTTGGATATCCTCAGTTTTCCGCTATTTGTAATTGTGTCAAAGCAGCAGAAGAGTCAGATGGTTTAATAATATCT GATGGCGGATGTCGTTATCCAGGAGATATTGCAAAAGCGTTTGGAGCCGGTGCAAACTTCGTAATGCTTGGTGGAATGTTAGCCGGTCATCAAGAATCTTCAGGTGAAATAGTTTCTATTAATGacaaagaatataaacaattttatggaATGGCTTCGTTTGATGCTTTAAGCAAATATTCGGGTGGCTGTGAAAAATACCGTACTGCTGAGGGAAAATCTGTTttg GTACCTTATCGAGGATCACTAGAGTCAACAATAGAAACCATACTTGCGGGACTTCGATCAACGTGCACCTATGTTAATTGCCCTTCTTTATACAAACTTCCTTCTCAAGCTAAGTTTATTAG gGTGAATCatcaattaaatgaatgttttttagaaaattaa
- the LOC128884006 gene encoding uncharacterized protein LOC128884006, giving the protein MHFLFYLAAISVLSLKLEMFKCFKHVAVIKQHSKLHGADVNETEKETAKIHDEVSKVEEDKDKVKSNVIEKVISVKSKFPLPITPGEKTALKKEILEEEKNLLENAENEANNASEMLIPLEASIKNNQITDKEATLKLGEAEAALQEARVIASAGVSMDKKLTTDENKME; this is encoded by the exons AtgcatttcttattttatctcgCCGCTATTAGCGTTTTATCATTAAAACTGGAAATGTTTAAGTGTTTTAAACATGTGGCAGTAATCAAGCAACACAGCAAACTGCACGGTGCCGATGTTAATGAAACag aaaaggAAACTGCAAAGATTCATGATGAAGTTTCTAAGGTTGAAGAAGACAAAGATAAGG TGAAATCGAATG TTATTGAAAAGGTTATTAGTGTAAAATCCAAATTTCCATTACCTATAACACCTGGTGAAAAAACTgctttaaagaaagaaatacttgaggaagaaaaaaatttattagaaaatgcTGAAAACGAGGCTAACAATGCATCTGAAATGT TAATTCCATTGGAAGcttcaataaaaaacaatcaaaTCACAGATAAAGAAGCTACATTAAAGCTTGGAGAGGCAG aagCGGCCCTTCAAGAGGCGCGTGTAATTGCATCC GCCGGAGTTTCAATGGACAAAAAATTAACcacagatgaaaataaaatggagtAA
- the LOC128884002 gene encoding uncharacterized protein LOC128884002 isoform X1 — translation MSTTKSSDTNSQAVCPICIEDLDPSDRNFFPCPCNYQVCLWCVACINQKLGGKCPACRQTYNEALYRYVNSQPTHNESTDSKDATEKNMRVSPQQNTTKKHQKNTNASFAASQSSVPISNDHEMISATTRVIKNNLVYVIGIPGTKANKTELMSFQYFGRYGDIQNFAISKIRSPQMSKTGSSIDSYSAYITYTLKEEAEDCIYDVDGASLDGRVLRACYGTTKYCSRFLQGQKCTRPNCLYLHSPGTAKQSFSKKDLMSLRGTNFNGCSKLRCNDVKKPTKSNDTFITTCKLNPLSDDMKTCNGSHKVTSLYKLELERLKMTPVETSESHDAVHSSKSCVKKEKSHFGSTISSSLLELLQNEKSHKPLIELLPKKKDKQEDQIKPRAQFGAHAQEKSIIQIIKDSSNEEKRENDTFRTCEPIQQSTKTHQDSQSKGQQTFFSKPANDVSSSFPSNITYKVRIDKDKEENDTFEKEEKIQEKKKSFLQETCSKSTQSVMKNTINHSNNPSISRSSSNYGDTLFETNFRENVSFTHPRCYASRQMVSFSNNIESTQLTEPLYKILLNSLTSTSFCEEGDKSVDPFVSNRHDVKKKECMSPSYTEIQQRFSCHHPTTRSTDFQLNEYSSNSDVYSQPLDYEHSSFFFSPIIKRQQEQEQHPQMEERQDKNLLFNNSNRFSYVSNENEKYYPISQKAFSSSSTVSPLPTNSFFMPVKPPDDCFYPNGYNSDNWNSLKKTTESFPEESFFYHSLPFRHLSSSYTLSAPSKNSLTKQSNEISYFSPTSGHPDEKINVKNFCHATIHSGLDSDTFLEQKHSNILKKSFFSYCNQEWCDFNVLQSVLPNANINFSNQSSAQLQMATSYLPTTQLSNGVSSSLPVPLNPFHTILNNFDTEDIFRKKHMDYEYFNSINHSSITQIDKQREM, via the exons ATGTCAACCACAAAGTCCAGCGACACAAATTCGCAAGCAGTTTGCCCCATTTGTATAGAAGACTTAGACCCTTCTGATCgcaatttttttccttgtCCATGCAATTATCAA GTGTGTCTGTGGTGCGTTGCTTGCATCAACCAAAAACTTGGAGGTAAATGTCCAGCATGTCGTCAAACCTATAATGAGGCGTTGTATCGTTATGTGAATTCCCAGCCTACTCACAA TGAATCAACCGATTCCAAAGATGCCACTGAAAAAAATATGCGAGTTTCCCCGC AGCAAAACACGACAAAAAAGCATCAGAAAAATACCAATGCTTCATTTGCAGCGTCGCAGTCTTCTGTTCCAATTTCAAATGATCATGAAATGATTTCAGCGACAACACGAGTCATTAAGAACAATTTAGTATATGTTATAGGAATTCCTGGAACAAAAGCAAATAAAACG gAATTAATgtcatttcaatattttggaCGATATGGGGATATTCAAAACTTTGCTATATCTAAGATTCGTTCACCtcaaat GTCCAAAACAGGTTCTTCTATCGATTCTTATTCTGCTTATATAACATACACACTAAAAGAAGAAGCTGAGGattgtatttat GATGTGGATGGCGCAAGTTTAGATGGTCGTGTTTTAAGAGCTTGTTACGGCACAACAAAGTATTGCTCTCGTTTTTTGCAAGGGCAAAAATGTACAAGACCGAATTGTTTGTATCTCCATTCTCCGGGAACTGCTAAACAAAG tttttcaaaaaaagatCTTATGTCTCTTCGTGGCACAAATTTTAACGGATGCTCTAAATTGAGGTGTAATGACGTCAAAAAACCTACAAAAAGCAATGACACATTCATAACGACTTGTAAG TTGAATCCTTTAAGCGATGATATGAAAACGTGTAACGGTTCACATAAAGTAACATCCCTTTATAAACTCGAATTAGAGAGATTAAAAATGACACCTGTAGAAACTTCAG agTCACATGACGCCGTTCATAGCTCCAAGTCTTGtgttaaaaaagagaaaagtcATTTCGGTTCTACCATTTCTTCTTCGTTACTGGAATTACTGCAGAATGAGAAATCACATAAACCTTTGATTGAACTattgccaaaaaaaaaagataaacaagaAGATCAAATTAAGCCTAGAGCGCAGTTTGGTGCACATGCACAAGAAAAAtctattatacaaattataaaagattcttcaaatgaagaaaaaagggaaaatgACACGTTTCGCACGTGTGAACCCATACAACAGTCAACAAAAACACACCAAGATTCTCAAAGCAAGGGTCAGCAAACATTCTTTTCGAAACCCGCTAATGACGTTAGCTCATCTTTTCCATCAAATATTACGTACAAAGTGCGAATTGATAAAGACAAAGAAGAGAATGAcacttttgaaaaagaagaaaaaattcaagaaaaaaaaaaatcctttttACAAGAAACGTGTTCTAAATCAACGCAATCGGTTATGAAAAATACCATTAATCATTCTAATAATCCATCTATTTCTAGATCATCGTCAAATTATGGTGATactttgtttgaaacaaattttcgtgaaaatgtgTCATTCACTCATCCACGTTGTTATGCCTCACGACAAATGGTAtccttttcaaataatatagaatCTACACAATTAACAGAACCGCTATACAAAATCTTATTGAATTCTTTAACATCGACATCTTTCTGTGAAGAAGGGGACAAGTCAGTTGATCCATTTGTTTCTAATCGACATgatgttaaaaagaaagagtgCATGTCTCCATCTTACACTGAAATCCAACAACGTTTTTCCTGTCATCATCCTACCACACGTTCCAcagattttcaattaaatgaataCTCTTCCAATTCAGATGTGTATTCACAACCATTAGATTATGagcattcttcatttttcttttccccaATAATAAAACGACAACAAGAACAAGAACAACATCCACAAATGGAGGAAAGGCAAGACAAAAACTTGCTTTTCAATAATTCTAATCGTTTCTCTTATGTTTctaatgaaaacgaaaaatactACCCGATATCTCAGAAAGCGTTTTCATCCTCTTCAACTGTATCTCCTTTACCAACGAATTCCTTTTTTATGCCAGTCAAACCACCAGATGACTGTTTCTACCCGAATGGTTACAATTCAGATAATTGGAACTCTTTGAAAAAAACTACTGAATCTTTTCCAGAAG aatcatttttttatcattcattACCATTTCGTCATTTGTCCTCTTCTTATACGTTGTCAGCCCCTTCTAAAAATAGTCTTACAAAACAATCCAAcgaaatttcgtatttttctccTACGTCTGGTCATCCtgatgaaaaaattaatgtcaaaAATTTTTGTCATGCAACAATTCACTCAGGCCTAGACTCCGACACATTCCTTGAACAAAAACAttctaatattttgaaaaaatcatttttttcgtattGTAATCAGGAGTGGTGTGATTTTAATGTATTGCAGTCTGTTTTACCTAATgctaatatcaatttttcaaatcaatcCTCAGCTCAATTACAAATGGCAACTTCCTATCTTCCAACAACTCAGTTGTCTAATGGTGTCTCATCATCTTTACCGGTTCCCTTGAATCCATTTCATACGATATTGAACAACTTTGATACAGAagatatttttcgtaaaaaacaTATggattatgaatattttaattctattaacCATTCTAGTATAACACAAATAGATAAACAACGAGAAATGTAG
- the LOC128884002 gene encoding uncharacterized protein LOC128884002 isoform X2 codes for MRVSPQQNTTKKHQKNTNASFAASQSSVPISNDHEMISATTRVIKNNLVYVIGIPGTKANKTELMSFQYFGRYGDIQNFAISKIRSPQMSKTGSSIDSYSAYITYTLKEEAEDCIYDVDGASLDGRVLRACYGTTKYCSRFLQGQKCTRPNCLYLHSPGTAKQSFSKKDLMSLRGTNFNGCSKLRCNDVKKPTKSNDTFITTCKLNPLSDDMKTCNGSHKVTSLYKLELERLKMTPVETSESHDAVHSSKSCVKKEKSHFGSTISSSLLELLQNEKSHKPLIELLPKKKDKQEDQIKPRAQFGAHAQEKSIIQIIKDSSNEEKRENDTFRTCEPIQQSTKTHQDSQSKGQQTFFSKPANDVSSSFPSNITYKVRIDKDKEENDTFEKEEKIQEKKKSFLQETCSKSTQSVMKNTINHSNNPSISRSSSNYGDTLFETNFRENVSFTHPRCYASRQMVSFSNNIESTQLTEPLYKILLNSLTSTSFCEEGDKSVDPFVSNRHDVKKKECMSPSYTEIQQRFSCHHPTTRSTDFQLNEYSSNSDVYSQPLDYEHSSFFFSPIIKRQQEQEQHPQMEERQDKNLLFNNSNRFSYVSNENEKYYPISQKAFSSSSTVSPLPTNSFFMPVKPPDDCFYPNGYNSDNWNSLKKTTESFPEESFFYHSLPFRHLSSSYTLSAPSKNSLTKQSNEISYFSPTSGHPDEKINVKNFCHATIHSGLDSDTFLEQKHSNILKKSFFSYCNQEWCDFNVLQSVLPNANINFSNQSSAQLQMATSYLPTTQLSNGVSSSLPVPLNPFHTILNNFDTEDIFRKKHMDYEYFNSINHSSITQIDKQREM; via the exons ATGCGAGTTTCCCCGC AGCAAAACACGACAAAAAAGCATCAGAAAAATACCAATGCTTCATTTGCAGCGTCGCAGTCTTCTGTTCCAATTTCAAATGATCATGAAATGATTTCAGCGACAACACGAGTCATTAAGAACAATTTAGTATATGTTATAGGAATTCCTGGAACAAAAGCAAATAAAACG gAATTAATgtcatttcaatattttggaCGATATGGGGATATTCAAAACTTTGCTATATCTAAGATTCGTTCACCtcaaat GTCCAAAACAGGTTCTTCTATCGATTCTTATTCTGCTTATATAACATACACACTAAAAGAAGAAGCTGAGGattgtatttat GATGTGGATGGCGCAAGTTTAGATGGTCGTGTTTTAAGAGCTTGTTACGGCACAACAAAGTATTGCTCTCGTTTTTTGCAAGGGCAAAAATGTACAAGACCGAATTGTTTGTATCTCCATTCTCCGGGAACTGCTAAACAAAG tttttcaaaaaaagatCTTATGTCTCTTCGTGGCACAAATTTTAACGGATGCTCTAAATTGAGGTGTAATGACGTCAAAAAACCTACAAAAAGCAATGACACATTCATAACGACTTGTAAG TTGAATCCTTTAAGCGATGATATGAAAACGTGTAACGGTTCACATAAAGTAACATCCCTTTATAAACTCGAATTAGAGAGATTAAAAATGACACCTGTAGAAACTTCAG agTCACATGACGCCGTTCATAGCTCCAAGTCTTGtgttaaaaaagagaaaagtcATTTCGGTTCTACCATTTCTTCTTCGTTACTGGAATTACTGCAGAATGAGAAATCACATAAACCTTTGATTGAACTattgccaaaaaaaaaagataaacaagaAGATCAAATTAAGCCTAGAGCGCAGTTTGGTGCACATGCACAAGAAAAAtctattatacaaattataaaagattcttcaaatgaagaaaaaagggaaaatgACACGTTTCGCACGTGTGAACCCATACAACAGTCAACAAAAACACACCAAGATTCTCAAAGCAAGGGTCAGCAAACATTCTTTTCGAAACCCGCTAATGACGTTAGCTCATCTTTTCCATCAAATATTACGTACAAAGTGCGAATTGATAAAGACAAAGAAGAGAATGAcacttttgaaaaagaagaaaaaattcaagaaaaaaaaaaatcctttttACAAGAAACGTGTTCTAAATCAACGCAATCGGTTATGAAAAATACCATTAATCATTCTAATAATCCATCTATTTCTAGATCATCGTCAAATTATGGTGATactttgtttgaaacaaattttcgtgaaaatgtgTCATTCACTCATCCACGTTGTTATGCCTCACGACAAATGGTAtccttttcaaataatatagaatCTACACAATTAACAGAACCGCTATACAAAATCTTATTGAATTCTTTAACATCGACATCTTTCTGTGAAGAAGGGGACAAGTCAGTTGATCCATTTGTTTCTAATCGACATgatgttaaaaagaaagagtgCATGTCTCCATCTTACACTGAAATCCAACAACGTTTTTCCTGTCATCATCCTACCACACGTTCCAcagattttcaattaaatgaataCTCTTCCAATTCAGATGTGTATTCACAACCATTAGATTATGagcattcttcatttttcttttccccaATAATAAAACGACAACAAGAACAAGAACAACATCCACAAATGGAGGAAAGGCAAGACAAAAACTTGCTTTTCAATAATTCTAATCGTTTCTCTTATGTTTctaatgaaaacgaaaaatactACCCGATATCTCAGAAAGCGTTTTCATCCTCTTCAACTGTATCTCCTTTACCAACGAATTCCTTTTTTATGCCAGTCAAACCACCAGATGACTGTTTCTACCCGAATGGTTACAATTCAGATAATTGGAACTCTTTGAAAAAAACTACTGAATCTTTTCCAGAAG aatcatttttttatcattcattACCATTTCGTCATTTGTCCTCTTCTTATACGTTGTCAGCCCCTTCTAAAAATAGTCTTACAAAACAATCCAAcgaaatttcgtatttttctccTACGTCTGGTCATCCtgatgaaaaaattaatgtcaaaAATTTTTGTCATGCAACAATTCACTCAGGCCTAGACTCCGACACATTCCTTGAACAAAAACAttctaatattttgaaaaaatcatttttttcgtattGTAATCAGGAGTGGTGTGATTTTAATGTATTGCAGTCTGTTTTACCTAATgctaatatcaatttttcaaatcaatcCTCAGCTCAATTACAAATGGCAACTTCCTATCTTCCAACAACTCAGTTGTCTAATGGTGTCTCATCATCTTTACCGGTTCCCTTGAATCCATTTCATACGATATTGAACAACTTTGATACAGAagatatttttcgtaaaaaacaTATggattatgaatattttaattctattaacCATTCTAGTATAACACAAATAGATAAACAACGAGAAATGTAG